A window of Lagenorhynchus albirostris chromosome 11, mLagAlb1.1, whole genome shotgun sequence contains these coding sequences:
- the STRAP gene encoding serine-threonine kinase receptor-associated protein isoform X2, with the protein MAMRQTPLTCSGHTRPVVDLAFSGITPYGYFLISACKDGKPMLRQGDTGDWIGTFLGHKGAVWGATLNKDATKAATAAADFTAKVWDAVSGDELMTLAHKHIVKTVDFTQDSNYLLTGGQDKLLRIYDLNKPEADPKEISGHTSGIKKALWCSEDKQILSADDKTVRLWDHATMTEVKSLNFNMSVSSMEYIPEGEILVITYGRSIAFHSAVSLDPIKSFEAPATINSASLHPEKEFLVAGGEDFKLYKYDYNSGEELESYKGHFGPIHCVRFSPDGELYASGSEDGTLRLWQTVVGKTYGLWKCVLPEDSGELAKPKISFPETAEEELEEIASENSDSIYSSTPEVKA; encoded by the exons ATGGCGATGAGGCAGACGCCGCTCACCTGCTCGGGCCACACGCGGCCCGTGGTGGATCTGGCCTTCAGTGGCATCACGCCTTACGGCTATTTCCTGATAAGCGCATGCAAAG ATGGTAAACCTATGCTACGCCAGGGAGATACAGGAGACTGGATTGGAACATTTTTGGGTCATAAGGGTGCTGTTTGGGGTGCAACACTAAATAAGGACGCCACCAAAGCAGCTACAGCAGCTGCAGATTTCACAGC caaagtGTGGGATGCTGTCTCAGGAGATGAATTGATGACCCTGGCTCATAAACACATTGTCAAGACTGTGGATTTTACACAG GATAGTAATTACTTGTTAACCGGGGGACAGGATAAACTGTTACGCATATATGACTTGAACAAACCTGAAGCAG ACCCTAAGGAAATCAGTGGTCATACCTCTGGTATTAAAAAGGCTCTGTGGTGCAGTGAGGATAAACAGATCCTTTCAGCTGATGATAAAACTGTTCG ccttTGGGATCATGCTACTATGACAGAAGTGAAATCTCTAAATTTTAATATGTCTGTTAGCAGTATGGAATATATTCCTGAGGGAGAGATATTGGTAATAACTTATGGACGATCTATTGCTTTTCATAGTGCAGTAAG tttggaCCCAATTAAGTCTTTTGAAGCTCCTGCAACCATCAATTCTGCATCTCTTCATCCTGAGAAAGAATTTCTTGTTGCAGGGGGTGaagattttaaactttataagTATGATTATAATAGTGGAGAAGAATTAG AATCCTACAAAGGACACTTTGGTCCCATTCACTGTGTGAGGTTTAGTCCTGATGGAGAACTCTATGCTAGTGGTTCTGAAGATGGAACATTGCGACTATGGCAGACTGTGGTAGGAAAAACATACGGCCTTTGGAAATGTGTGCTTCCTG AAGATAGTGGTGAGCTGGCAAAGCCGAAGATCAGTTTTCCAGAGACAGCAGAAGAGGAGCTAGAAGAAATTGCTTCAGAGAATTCAGATTCCATCTATAGTTCAACTCCTGAGGTTAAGGCCTGA
- the STRAP gene encoding serine-threonine kinase receptor-associated protein isoform X1 translates to MAMRQTPLTCSGHTRPVVDLAFSGITPYGYFLISACKDGKPMLRQGDTGDWIGTFLGHKGAVWGATLNKDATKAATAAADFTAKVWDAVSGDELMTLAHKHIVKTVDFTQDSNYLLTGGQDKLLRIYDLNKPEADPKEISGHTSGIKKALWCSEDKQILSADDKTVRLWDHATMTEVKSLNFNMSVSSMEYIPEGEILVITYGRSIAFHSAVSLDPIKSFEAPATINSASLHPEKEFLVAGGEDFKLYKYDYNSGEELESYKGHFGPIHCVRFSPDGELYASGSEDGTLRLWQTVVGKTYGLWKCVLPEEDSGELAKPKISFPETAEEELEEIASENSDSIYSSTPEVKA, encoded by the exons ATGGCGATGAGGCAGACGCCGCTCACCTGCTCGGGCCACACGCGGCCCGTGGTGGATCTGGCCTTCAGTGGCATCACGCCTTACGGCTATTTCCTGATAAGCGCATGCAAAG ATGGTAAACCTATGCTACGCCAGGGAGATACAGGAGACTGGATTGGAACATTTTTGGGTCATAAGGGTGCTGTTTGGGGTGCAACACTAAATAAGGACGCCACCAAAGCAGCTACAGCAGCTGCAGATTTCACAGC caaagtGTGGGATGCTGTCTCAGGAGATGAATTGATGACCCTGGCTCATAAACACATTGTCAAGACTGTGGATTTTACACAG GATAGTAATTACTTGTTAACCGGGGGACAGGATAAACTGTTACGCATATATGACTTGAACAAACCTGAAGCAG ACCCTAAGGAAATCAGTGGTCATACCTCTGGTATTAAAAAGGCTCTGTGGTGCAGTGAGGATAAACAGATCCTTTCAGCTGATGATAAAACTGTTCG ccttTGGGATCATGCTACTATGACAGAAGTGAAATCTCTAAATTTTAATATGTCTGTTAGCAGTATGGAATATATTCCTGAGGGAGAGATATTGGTAATAACTTATGGACGATCTATTGCTTTTCATAGTGCAGTAAG tttggaCCCAATTAAGTCTTTTGAAGCTCCTGCAACCATCAATTCTGCATCTCTTCATCCTGAGAAAGAATTTCTTGTTGCAGGGGGTGaagattttaaactttataagTATGATTATAATAGTGGAGAAGAATTAG AATCCTACAAAGGACACTTTGGTCCCATTCACTGTGTGAGGTTTAGTCCTGATGGAGAACTCTATGCTAGTGGTTCTGAAGATGGAACATTGCGACTATGGCAGACTGTGGTAGGAAAAACATACGGCCTTTGGAAATGTGTGCTTCCTG aaGAAGATAGTGGTGAGCTGGCAAAGCCGAAGATCAGTTTTCCAGAGACAGCAGAAGAGGAGCTAGAAGAAATTGCTTCAGAGAATTCAGATTCCATCTATAGTTCAACTCCTGAGGTTAAGGCCTGA